The Pagrus major chromosome 17, Pma_NU_1.0 genome includes a region encoding these proteins:
- the setdb1b gene encoding histone-lysine N-methyltransferase SETDB1-B isoform X1 produces MESSDGMEVDGWDPGLEEELGISLDELRKWIEEAVEKSEIVQKKKAQLTELKQWVEQKEEEEAKTEKLLNDANQSILECEKLVKATYHRNGLVYRESSSEDEGGGGGLLSSEVIEIDDDDDDDVIAVGCLVPPKKPVALGKDPVVKEASAAIQKTSQQVQKLVQMVSKPSPGAPLLRSPTQPPSQSGIQGSVPAVFVSQVPSQSMTQPNPNMKEDELRVGMNILGKKRTKTWHRGTLVAISPVGNGVFKYKVKFDKGKSLLSGNHVAFDYNPTLEILYVGARVVAKYKDGNLVWLYAGIVAEMPNNKNRMRFLIFFDDGYASYVTLPELFPVCRPLKRTWEDIEDASCRDFIEEYITAYPSRPMVLLKVGQIIKTEWEGTWWKSKVEEVDGSLVKILFLDDKRSEWIYRGSTRLEPMFNLKMTTANTAEKKLAGQQRTRPNMGALRSKGPVVQYTSDGHVGASPVKTPQASPSQPSPTTQHPQRPQPQQPQQTPQPLQPLQPLQALQPPQRVDNKHQMAKKSTSPFVPGVGGTHASKIMQSLPSSPSTLPSGRMLNAPNTVTPTFTQPFQRPPLVTVPPPITHAMATIPHQPAYRAPTDRIFYLAHTCQPACLNRVRPAKSDMHRGKNPLLTPLLYDFRRMTGRRKVNRKMSFHVIYKAPCGLCLRNMAEIQHYLFQTRCDFIFLEMFCLDPYVLVDRPFQPQRPYYYIPDITGGKEDIPLSCVNEIDSTPPPKVAYSKERIPEDGVFINTSSDFLVGCECTDGCRDKSKCSCHQLTLQATGCTPGAQINPNAGFLHKRLEECLPTGIYECNKRCKCCAQMCTNRLVQHGLQVRLQLFKTQNKGWGIRCLDDVAKGSFVCIYAGKILTDDFADKEGLEMGDEYFANLDHIESVENFKEGYESEAHCSDSEGSGVDISRIKIQPSALVSSNPVGRPPKKGESNSKARSPSSSDDSNDDDDKDSKSEDESDSSDDTFVKDNYYTSSSVWRSYTTRGQVKVNKEGSQDSKDGLSASAKGTDDEKPPSMPEETGKSKVASWLTSQGLKKESGDCKSQVKSETGKKQDVMTLSDSDDVQTISSGSDDNKEKEKVTPGVTKKQVAVKSTRGIALKGSHGMMVKTGAPGGGGGPGGQGGKTGHQGPTGGGGENAPKNTRLFFDGEESCYIIDAKLEGNLGRYLNHSCSPNLFVQNVFVDTHDLRFPWVAFFASKRIRAGTELTWDYNYEVGSVEGKVLLCCCGSTECRGRLL; encoded by the exons ATGGAGAGCAGCGACGG AATGGAGGTAGATGGCTGGGACCCCGGTCTGGAGGAAGAGCTTGGCATTTCTCTGGATGAGCTGAGGAAGTGGATTGAGGAGGCCGTGGAGAAGAGCGAGATCGTGCAGAAGAAAAAGGCTCAGCTGACAGAGCTCAAGCAATGGGTGgagcagaaagaagaagaagaggcaaaGACGGAGAAGCTTCTCAACGATGCCAACCA GTCCATACTCGAGTGTGAGAAACTGGTGAAGGCAACATACCACAGGAACGGTCTTGTTTACCGCGAGAGCAGCTCAGAGGATGAGGGAGGCGGAGGAGGCTTGCTGTCCTCTGAGGTCATTGAGATAGAcgatgacgacgatgatgatgtcatcgCTGTTGGCTGTT TGGTTCCTCCAAAGAAGCCCGTCGCTCTTGGCAAAGATCCAGTG GTAAAAGAGGCCTCTGCAGCTATCCAGAAAACCTCCCAGCAGGTGCAGAAGTTGGTCCAAATGGTCAGCAAGCCTTCACCTGGTGCTCCTTTGCTACGATCTCCAACACAGCCTCCATCCCAGTCAG GTATTCAGGGTTCAGTGCCGGCAGTGTTTGTATCCCAAGTTCCATCTCAGTCCATGACCCAGCCAAACCCAAACATGAAAGAAGATGAGCTCAGAGTCGGGATGAACATTCTGGGAAAGAAACGCACCAAGACCTGGCACAGAGGCACCCTGGTTGCTATCAGCCCTGTCG GAAACGGTGTATTCAAGTATAAAGTGAAGTTTGATAAAGGAAAGAGTCTGCTGTCTGGAAATCACGTGGCTTTCGACTATAACCCAACCCTGGAGATTCTCTATGTTGGGGCTCGTGTAGTCGCCAAGTACAAGGACGGCAACCTGGTGTGGCTCTACGCTGGAATAGTAGCAGAGATGCCCAACAACAAGAACCGTATGAG GTTTTTGATCTTCTTTGATGATGGCTATGCTTCATATGTGACACTACCTGAGCTCTTCCCAGTTTGTCGTCCAT TAAAGCGTACCTGGGAGGACATAGAGGATGCATCATGCCGAGACTTCATCGAGGAGTACATCACTGCCTATCCCAGCAGGCCCATGGTGCTCCTAAAGGTTGGACAGATCATCAAGACAGAGTGGGAGGGAACCTGGTGGAAGAGCAaagtggaggaggtggatggAAGCTTGGTCAAGATCCTCTTTTTG GATGATAAAAGGAGTGAGTGGATCTACAGAGGCTCCACCAGGCTGGAGCCAATGTTCAACCTGAAGATGACCACCGCCAACACCGCGGAGAAGAAGCTGGCTGGACAGCAGAGGACACGACCTAACATGG GAGCATTGAGGAGTAAAGGTCCAGTCGTTCAATACACCAGTGACGGACATGTTGGAGCCTCTCCCGTCAAAACGCCGCAGGCCTCACCCAGTCAGCCTTCACCGACAACACAACATCCACAGCGCCCACAGCCCCAACAGCCCCAACAAACCCCTCAGCCTCTGCAGCCTCTGCAGCCACTGCAGGCTCTGCAGCCCCCACAGCGTGTTGA CAATAAACATCAGATGGCAAAGAAGAGCACTTCTCCATTTGTCCCTGGGGTGGGAGGCACTCATGCCTCCAAAATCATGCAGTCTCTTCCCTCCAGTCCCAGCACCCTCCCTAG CGGAAGAATGTTGAATGCCCCAAATACTGTTACACCCACTTTCACGCAGCCGTTTCAGAGGCCGCCTCTGGTTACCGTCCCCCCTCCTATCACCCACGCGATGGCCACCATCCCGCATCAGCCTGCTTACCGTGCCCCGACGGACCGCATCTTTTACCTGGCACACACCTGTCAGCCCGCCTGTCTGAATCGAGTCCGGCCTGCTAAATCAGACATGCACCGAGGAAAGAACCCCCTTCTCACACCTTTACTGTACGATTTCAGACGCATGACGGGAAGACGCAAAGTCAACCGCAAG ATGTCCTTCCATGTGATCTACAAGGCTCCGTGTGGGCTTTGCCTCCGTAACATGGCAGAGATCCAGCACTACCTCTTCCAGACGCGCTGTGACTTTATATTCTTAGAGATGTTCTGCCTGGACCCCTACGTGCTCGTGGACCGGCCCTTCCAGCCACAGAGGCCATACTATTACATTCCTGACATCACTGGGGGAAAGGAGGACATCCCACTCTCCTGCGTCAACGAGATCGATTCCACCCCGCCTCCTAAAGTAGCTTACA GTAAAGAACGTATTCCTGAAGATGGAGTATTCATCAACACCAGTTCAGACTTCCTGGTTGGATGTGAATGCACTGATGGCTGTCGAGACAA GTCCAAATGCTCTTGCCACCAGCTGACCCTTCAGGCTACAGGTTGTACACCGGGGGCACAGATCAACCCAAATGCTGGATTTTTACACAAACGATTAGAGGAGTGCCTCCCCACAGG gatCTACGAATGTAATAAGCGGTGCAAATGCTGTGCTCAGATGTGCACCAACCGGCTGGTGCAGCACGGCCTGCAGGTTCGTCTCCAGCTCTTCAAGACCCAGAACAAAGGCTGGGGCATCCGCTGTCTGGATGATGTGGCCAAGGGCTCTTTTGTCTGCATCTATGCTG GTAAAATCTTGACGGACGACTTTGCTGACAAAGAAGGTCTAGAGATGGGCGACGAGTATTTCGCTAATCTGGACCACATAGAGAGTGTGGAGAACTTCAAGGAGGGCTATGAGAGTGAGGCTCACTGTTCAGACAGCGAGGGGAGCGGCGTGGACATCTCCAGGATTAAAATCCAACCATCCGCTTTGGTGTCTTCTAACCCTGTTGGGCGACCGCCTAAGAAGGGTGAGTCCAACTCAAAAG CCCGAAGTCCAAGCTCATCTGACGACAGCAATGATGACGATGACAAGGATTCAAAGAGCGAAGATGAAAGTGACAGTTCAGACGACACGTTTGTGAAGGACAACTACTACACGTCCAGCTCCGTGTGGAGGAGTTACACCACACGTGGTCAGGTCAAGGTCAACAAGGAAG GGAGTCAAGACAGTAAAGATGGATTGAGTGCATCAGCCAAAGGAACGGATGACGAGAAGCCACCGTCCATGCCAGAGGAGACAGGGAAAAGCAAAGTGGCTTCCTGGCTAACCAGCCAGGGCCTGAAGAAG GAATCCGGAGACTGCAAGAG tcaaGTGAAATCAGAAACAGGAAAGAAGCAGGATGTGATGACTCTATCTGACAGTGATGATGTTCAAACCATCAGCTCTGGATCTGACGACaacaaggagaaagaaaaagtcaccCCGG GTGTGACTAAGAAGCAAGTGGCAGTGAAATCAACTCGAGGCATCGCCCTGAAGGGCAGCCATGGGATGATGGTAAAAACAGGTGCACCTGGAGGCGGAGGAGGGCCGGGAGGCCAGGGAGGAAAAACAGGACATCAAGGGCCgactggaggaggtggggaaaACGCTCCCAAAAACACCCGCCTGTTCTTTGACGGCGAGGAGTCCTGCTACATCATCGATGCCAAGTTGGAAGGAAACCTTGGACGTTACCTCAAT CACAGCTGTAGTCCAAACCTTTTCGTCCAGAATGTGTTTGTGGACACACATGACTTACGGTTTCCCTGGGTGGCTTTCTTTGCCAGCAA GCGAATCCGGGCCGGCACAGAGCTGACCTGGGACTACAACTATGAGGTGGGCAGTGTGGAGGGGAaggtgctgctctgctgctgtggatCCACCGAGTGCAGAGGAAGACTGTTGTGA
- the setdb1b gene encoding histone-lysine N-methyltransferase SETDB1-B isoform X2 — protein MESSDGMEVDGWDPGLEEELGISLDELRKWIEEAVEKSEIVQKKKAQLTELKQWVEQKEEEEAKTEKLLNDANQSILECEKLVKATYHRNGLVYRESSSEDEGGGGGLLSSEVIEIDDDDDDDVIAVGCLVPPKKPVALGKDPVVKEASAAIQKTSQQVQKLVQMVSKPSPGAPLLRSPTQPPSQSGIQGSVPAVFVSQVPSQSMTQPNPNMKEDELRVGMNILGKKRTKTWHRGTLVAISPVGNGVFKYKVKFDKGKSLLSGNHVAFDYNPTLEILYVGARVVAKYKDGNLVWLYAGIVAEMPNNKNRMRFLIFFDDGYASYVTLPELFPVCRPLKRTWEDIEDASCRDFIEEYITAYPSRPMVLLKVGQIIKTEWEGTWWKSKVEEVDGSLVKILFLDDKRSEWIYRGSTRLEPMFNLKMTTANTAEKKLAGQQRTRPNMGALRSKGPVVQYTSDGHVGASPVKTPQASPSQPSPTTQHPQRPQPQQPQQTPQPLQPLQPLQALQPPQRVDNKHQMAKKSTSPFVPGVGGTHASKIMQSLPSSPSTLPSGRMLNAPNTVTPTFTQPFQRPPLVTVPPPITHAMATIPHQPAYRAPTDRIFYLAHTCQPACLNRVRPAKSDMHRGKNPLLTPLLYDFRRMTGRRKVNRKMSFHVIYKAPCGLCLRNMAEIQHYLFQTRCDFIFLEMFCLDPYVLVDRPFQPQRPYYYIPDITGGKEDIPLSCVNEIDSTPPPKVAYSKERIPEDGVFINTSSDFLVGCECTDGCRDKSKCSCHQLTLQATGCTPGAQINPNAGFLHKRLEECLPTGIYECNKRCKCCAQMCTNRLVQHGLQVRLQLFKTQNKGWGIRCLDDVAKGSFVCIYAGKILTDDFADKEGLEMGDEYFANLDHIESVENFKEGYESEAHCSDSEGSGVDISRIKIQPSALVSSNPVGRPPKKARSPSSSDDSNDDDDKDSKSEDESDSSDDTFVKDNYYTSSSVWRSYTTRGQVKVNKEGSQDSKDGLSASAKGTDDEKPPSMPEETGKSKVASWLTSQGLKKESGDCKSQVKSETGKKQDVMTLSDSDDVQTISSGSDDNKEKEKVTPGVTKKQVAVKSTRGIALKGSHGMMVKTGAPGGGGGPGGQGGKTGHQGPTGGGGENAPKNTRLFFDGEESCYIIDAKLEGNLGRYLNHSCSPNLFVQNVFVDTHDLRFPWVAFFASKRIRAGTELTWDYNYEVGSVEGKVLLCCCGSTECRGRLL, from the exons ATGGAGAGCAGCGACGG AATGGAGGTAGATGGCTGGGACCCCGGTCTGGAGGAAGAGCTTGGCATTTCTCTGGATGAGCTGAGGAAGTGGATTGAGGAGGCCGTGGAGAAGAGCGAGATCGTGCAGAAGAAAAAGGCTCAGCTGACAGAGCTCAAGCAATGGGTGgagcagaaagaagaagaagaggcaaaGACGGAGAAGCTTCTCAACGATGCCAACCA GTCCATACTCGAGTGTGAGAAACTGGTGAAGGCAACATACCACAGGAACGGTCTTGTTTACCGCGAGAGCAGCTCAGAGGATGAGGGAGGCGGAGGAGGCTTGCTGTCCTCTGAGGTCATTGAGATAGAcgatgacgacgatgatgatgtcatcgCTGTTGGCTGTT TGGTTCCTCCAAAGAAGCCCGTCGCTCTTGGCAAAGATCCAGTG GTAAAAGAGGCCTCTGCAGCTATCCAGAAAACCTCCCAGCAGGTGCAGAAGTTGGTCCAAATGGTCAGCAAGCCTTCACCTGGTGCTCCTTTGCTACGATCTCCAACACAGCCTCCATCCCAGTCAG GTATTCAGGGTTCAGTGCCGGCAGTGTTTGTATCCCAAGTTCCATCTCAGTCCATGACCCAGCCAAACCCAAACATGAAAGAAGATGAGCTCAGAGTCGGGATGAACATTCTGGGAAAGAAACGCACCAAGACCTGGCACAGAGGCACCCTGGTTGCTATCAGCCCTGTCG GAAACGGTGTATTCAAGTATAAAGTGAAGTTTGATAAAGGAAAGAGTCTGCTGTCTGGAAATCACGTGGCTTTCGACTATAACCCAACCCTGGAGATTCTCTATGTTGGGGCTCGTGTAGTCGCCAAGTACAAGGACGGCAACCTGGTGTGGCTCTACGCTGGAATAGTAGCAGAGATGCCCAACAACAAGAACCGTATGAG GTTTTTGATCTTCTTTGATGATGGCTATGCTTCATATGTGACACTACCTGAGCTCTTCCCAGTTTGTCGTCCAT TAAAGCGTACCTGGGAGGACATAGAGGATGCATCATGCCGAGACTTCATCGAGGAGTACATCACTGCCTATCCCAGCAGGCCCATGGTGCTCCTAAAGGTTGGACAGATCATCAAGACAGAGTGGGAGGGAACCTGGTGGAAGAGCAaagtggaggaggtggatggAAGCTTGGTCAAGATCCTCTTTTTG GATGATAAAAGGAGTGAGTGGATCTACAGAGGCTCCACCAGGCTGGAGCCAATGTTCAACCTGAAGATGACCACCGCCAACACCGCGGAGAAGAAGCTGGCTGGACAGCAGAGGACACGACCTAACATGG GAGCATTGAGGAGTAAAGGTCCAGTCGTTCAATACACCAGTGACGGACATGTTGGAGCCTCTCCCGTCAAAACGCCGCAGGCCTCACCCAGTCAGCCTTCACCGACAACACAACATCCACAGCGCCCACAGCCCCAACAGCCCCAACAAACCCCTCAGCCTCTGCAGCCTCTGCAGCCACTGCAGGCTCTGCAGCCCCCACAGCGTGTTGA CAATAAACATCAGATGGCAAAGAAGAGCACTTCTCCATTTGTCCCTGGGGTGGGAGGCACTCATGCCTCCAAAATCATGCAGTCTCTTCCCTCCAGTCCCAGCACCCTCCCTAG CGGAAGAATGTTGAATGCCCCAAATACTGTTACACCCACTTTCACGCAGCCGTTTCAGAGGCCGCCTCTGGTTACCGTCCCCCCTCCTATCACCCACGCGATGGCCACCATCCCGCATCAGCCTGCTTACCGTGCCCCGACGGACCGCATCTTTTACCTGGCACACACCTGTCAGCCCGCCTGTCTGAATCGAGTCCGGCCTGCTAAATCAGACATGCACCGAGGAAAGAACCCCCTTCTCACACCTTTACTGTACGATTTCAGACGCATGACGGGAAGACGCAAAGTCAACCGCAAG ATGTCCTTCCATGTGATCTACAAGGCTCCGTGTGGGCTTTGCCTCCGTAACATGGCAGAGATCCAGCACTACCTCTTCCAGACGCGCTGTGACTTTATATTCTTAGAGATGTTCTGCCTGGACCCCTACGTGCTCGTGGACCGGCCCTTCCAGCCACAGAGGCCATACTATTACATTCCTGACATCACTGGGGGAAAGGAGGACATCCCACTCTCCTGCGTCAACGAGATCGATTCCACCCCGCCTCCTAAAGTAGCTTACA GTAAAGAACGTATTCCTGAAGATGGAGTATTCATCAACACCAGTTCAGACTTCCTGGTTGGATGTGAATGCACTGATGGCTGTCGAGACAA GTCCAAATGCTCTTGCCACCAGCTGACCCTTCAGGCTACAGGTTGTACACCGGGGGCACAGATCAACCCAAATGCTGGATTTTTACACAAACGATTAGAGGAGTGCCTCCCCACAGG gatCTACGAATGTAATAAGCGGTGCAAATGCTGTGCTCAGATGTGCACCAACCGGCTGGTGCAGCACGGCCTGCAGGTTCGTCTCCAGCTCTTCAAGACCCAGAACAAAGGCTGGGGCATCCGCTGTCTGGATGATGTGGCCAAGGGCTCTTTTGTCTGCATCTATGCTG GTAAAATCTTGACGGACGACTTTGCTGACAAAGAAGGTCTAGAGATGGGCGACGAGTATTTCGCTAATCTGGACCACATAGAGAGTGTGGAGAACTTCAAGGAGGGCTATGAGAGTGAGGCTCACTGTTCAGACAGCGAGGGGAGCGGCGTGGACATCTCCAGGATTAAAATCCAACCATCCGCTTTGGTGTCTTCTAACCCTGTTGGGCGACCGCCTAAGAAGG CCCGAAGTCCAAGCTCATCTGACGACAGCAATGATGACGATGACAAGGATTCAAAGAGCGAAGATGAAAGTGACAGTTCAGACGACACGTTTGTGAAGGACAACTACTACACGTCCAGCTCCGTGTGGAGGAGTTACACCACACGTGGTCAGGTCAAGGTCAACAAGGAAG GGAGTCAAGACAGTAAAGATGGATTGAGTGCATCAGCCAAAGGAACGGATGACGAGAAGCCACCGTCCATGCCAGAGGAGACAGGGAAAAGCAAAGTGGCTTCCTGGCTAACCAGCCAGGGCCTGAAGAAG GAATCCGGAGACTGCAAGAG tcaaGTGAAATCAGAAACAGGAAAGAAGCAGGATGTGATGACTCTATCTGACAGTGATGATGTTCAAACCATCAGCTCTGGATCTGACGACaacaaggagaaagaaaaagtcaccCCGG GTGTGACTAAGAAGCAAGTGGCAGTGAAATCAACTCGAGGCATCGCCCTGAAGGGCAGCCATGGGATGATGGTAAAAACAGGTGCACCTGGAGGCGGAGGAGGGCCGGGAGGCCAGGGAGGAAAAACAGGACATCAAGGGCCgactggaggaggtggggaaaACGCTCCCAAAAACACCCGCCTGTTCTTTGACGGCGAGGAGTCCTGCTACATCATCGATGCCAAGTTGGAAGGAAACCTTGGACGTTACCTCAAT CACAGCTGTAGTCCAAACCTTTTCGTCCAGAATGTGTTTGTGGACACACATGACTTACGGTTTCCCTGGGTGGCTTTCTTTGCCAGCAA GCGAATCCGGGCCGGCACAGAGCTGACCTGGGACTACAACTATGAGGTGGGCAGTGTGGAGGGGAaggtgctgctctgctgctgtggatCCACCGAGTGCAGAGGAAGACTGTTGTGA
- the LOC141011464 gene encoding cortexin domain containing 2: protein MDPTAFPRRKFELDVDLGFALFFFFLLCFFLLVAIVRCAQMVLDPYSAISVTTHQEDDQTED, encoded by the coding sequence ATGGACCCTACAGCCTTTCCCAGACGCAAGTTCGAATTGGATGTGGACCTCGGTTTtgccctcttcttcttcttcctgctctgcTTCTTCTTGTTGGTGGCCATCGTCCGCTGCGCTCAGATGGTGCTGGACCCTTACAGTGCTATCTCTGTCACTACACACCAAGAGGATGATCAAACTGAGGACTGA